In Gadus macrocephalus chromosome 11, ASM3116895v1, a single genomic region encodes these proteins:
- the zgc:136493 gene encoding probable 2-ketogluconate reductase isoform X3: MQGIVVVSGLTCIRLIQRLKNPGHIATRLYSTTVVVNGGVGVDHLDIPLINSFGVKVTNTPDVVCKPTADLAMGLMLASARNIIQGDSFSRDHEEGEDIGEIHLGKDISNKTLGIVGMGNIGKMVAKRAQGFDMKIYYHNRTRRPVEEEQKVGAEYCPVLNDLLAMSDYVVVLVNLTAASTHLIGREQLSAMKSSATLINISRGKVVDQEALVEALQNKVIQAAALDVTYPEPLPRGHPLLSLPNVIVLPHMGTHTLETTCLMIKQMVANALAALAGDTPPNEVIV; encoded by the exons ATGCAGGGCATAGTCGTCGTCTCAGGCCTTACTTGCATACGGCTGATTCAAAGATTGAAGAATCCCGGGCACATAGCGACGCGTTTGTATTCCACCACG GTTGTAGTGAATGGAGGTGTGGGAGTGGATCATTTGGACATCCCCCTAATTAACAGTTTTGGGGTTAAAGTGACAAACACTCCTGATGTTGTGTGCAAACCTACAGCCGACCTAGCCATGGGGCTAATGTTGGCATCTGCCAGGAACATCATACAGG GGGATTCCTTTTCTCGGGATCACGAGGAAGGGGAGGATATCGGTGAGATTCACCTTGGAAAAGACATCAGCAACAAAACACTAGGAATTGTTGGAATGGGTAACATCGGAAAGATGGTGGCCAAAAGAGCACAAGGCTTCGACATGAAGATATACTACCACAACCGGACACGCAG gccagtggaggaggagcagaaggtggGGGCAGAGTACTGCCCTGTACTCAATGATCTATTAGCTATGTCTGATTACGTTGTGGTGTTGGTTAATCTAACCGCAGCGTCCACACATTTGATTGGAAGAGAGCAGCTTTCAGCTATGAAATCCAGCGCCACCCTGATCAACATCAGCCGAG GGAAAGTGGTGGATCAGGAGGCCCTTGTTGAAGCTCTTCAGAACAAAGTAATCCAGGCTGCAGCGCTAGATGTGACCTACCCTGAACCGCTGCCCAG AGGCCATCCCCTGTTATCTCTTCCTAATGTCATTGTGCTACCCCACATGGGGACTCACACATTGGAGACGACCTGTCTCATGATTAAGCAAATGGTGGCCAATGCGCTTGCAGCATTGGCTGGGGACACACCCCCTAATGAGGTCATAGTCTGA
- the zgc:136493 gene encoding glyoxylate/hydroxypyruvate reductase B isoform X2, with protein MQGIVVVSGLTCIRLIQRLKNPGHIATRLYSTTMEKPYVLTRKFGRPEAIYSSLSSLVEDHFTVIDFEKMASQPEVKQKIQAILVWGCSTYINSSFLQGLPNLKVVVNGGVGVDHLDIPLINSFGVKVTNTPDVVCKPTADLAMGLMLASARNIIQGDSFSRDHEEGEDIGEIHLGKDISNKTLGIVGMGNIGKMVAKRAQGFDMKIYYHNRTRRPVEEEQKVGAEYCPVLNDLLAMSDYVVVLVNLTAASTHLIGREQLSAMKSSATLINISRGKVVDQEALVEALQNKVIQAAALDVTYPEPLPRGHPLLSLPNVIVLPHMGTHTLETTCLMIKQMVANALAALAGDTPPNEVIV; from the exons ATGCAGGGCATAGTCGTCGTCTCAGGCCTTACTTGCATACGGCTGATTCAAAGATTGAAGAATCCCGGGCACATAGCGACGCGTTTGTATTCCACCACG ATGGAGAAACCCTATGTCCTAACGAGAAAGTTTGGCAGACCAGAAGCCATCTACAGTTCACTCTCATCTTTGGTAGAGGATCATTTTACTGTGATCGATTTCGAGAAGATGGCAAGCCAACCAGAGGTCAAGCAAAAGATCCAGGCAATTCTGGTGTGGGGCTGTTCTACCTACATCAACAGTTCATTCCTACAAGGACTTCCTAATTTGAAG GTTGTAGTGAATGGAGGTGTGGGAGTGGATCATTTGGACATCCCCCTAATTAACAGTTTTGGGGTTAAAGTGACAAACACTCCTGATGTTGTGTGCAAACCTACAGCCGACCTAGCCATGGGGCTAATGTTGGCATCTGCCAGGAACATCATACAGG GGGATTCCTTTTCTCGGGATCACGAGGAAGGGGAGGATATCGGTGAGATTCACCTTGGAAAAGACATCAGCAACAAAACACTAGGAATTGTTGGAATGGGTAACATCGGAAAGATGGTGGCCAAAAGAGCACAAGGCTTCGACATGAAGATATACTACCACAACCGGACACGCAG gccagtggaggaggagcagaaggtggGGGCAGAGTACTGCCCTGTACTCAATGATCTATTAGCTATGTCTGATTACGTTGTGGTGTTGGTTAATCTAACCGCAGCGTCCACACATTTGATTGGAAGAGAGCAGCTTTCAGCTATGAAATCCAGCGCCACCCTGATCAACATCAGCCGAG GGAAAGTGGTGGATCAGGAGGCCCTTGTTGAAGCTCTTCAGAACAAAGTAATCCAGGCTGCAGCGCTAGATGTGACCTACCCTGAACCGCTGCCCAG AGGCCATCCCCTGTTATCTCTTCCTAATGTCATTGTGCTACCCCACATGGGGACTCACACATTGGAGACGACCTGTCTCATGATTAAGCAAATGGTGGCCAATGCGCTTGCAGCATTGGCTGGGGACACACCCCCTAATGAGGTCATAGTCTGA
- the zgc:136493 gene encoding probable 2-ketogluconate reductase isoform X1: MEKPYVLTRKFGRPEAIYSSLSSLVEDHFTVIDFEKMASQPEVKQKIQAILVWGCSTYINSSFLQGLPNLKVVVNGGVGVDHLDIPLINSFGVKVTNTPDVVCKPTADLAMGLMLASARNIIQGDSFSRDHEEGEDIGEIHLGKDISNKTLGIVGMGNIGKMVAKRAQGFDMKIYYHNRTRRPVEEEQKVGAEYCPVLNDLLAMSDYVVVLVNLTAASTHLIGREQLSAMKSSATLINISRGKVVDQEALVEALQNKVIQAAALDVTYPEPLPRGHPLLSLPNVIVLPHMGTHTLETTCLMIKQMVANALAALAGDTPPNEVIV, encoded by the exons ATGGAGAAACCCTATGTCCTAACGAGAAAGTTTGGCAGACCAGAAGCCATCTACAGTTCACTCTCATCTTTGGTAGAGGATCATTTTACTGTGATCGATTTCGAGAAGATGGCAAGCCAACCAGAGGTCAAGCAAAAGATCCAGGCAATTCTGGTGTGGGGCTGTTCTACCTACATCAACAGTTCATTCCTACAAGGACTTCCTAATTTGAAG GTTGTAGTGAATGGAGGTGTGGGAGTGGATCATTTGGACATCCCCCTAATTAACAGTTTTGGGGTTAAAGTGACAAACACTCCTGATGTTGTGTGCAAACCTACAGCCGACCTAGCCATGGGGCTAATGTTGGCATCTGCCAGGAACATCATACAGG GGGATTCCTTTTCTCGGGATCACGAGGAAGGGGAGGATATCGGTGAGATTCACCTTGGAAAAGACATCAGCAACAAAACACTAGGAATTGTTGGAATGGGTAACATCGGAAAGATGGTGGCCAAAAGAGCACAAGGCTTCGACATGAAGATATACTACCACAACCGGACACGCAG gccagtggaggaggagcagaaggtggGGGCAGAGTACTGCCCTGTACTCAATGATCTATTAGCTATGTCTGATTACGTTGTGGTGTTGGTTAATCTAACCGCAGCGTCCACACATTTGATTGGAAGAGAGCAGCTTTCAGCTATGAAATCCAGCGCCACCCTGATCAACATCAGCCGAG GGAAAGTGGTGGATCAGGAGGCCCTTGTTGAAGCTCTTCAGAACAAAGTAATCCAGGCTGCAGCGCTAGATGTGACCTACCCTGAACCGCTGCCCAG AGGCCATCCCCTGTTATCTCTTCCTAATGTCATTGTGCTACCCCACATGGGGACTCACACATTGGAGACGACCTGTCTCATGATTAAGCAAATGGTGGCCAATGCGCTTGCAGCATTGGCTGGGGACACACCCCCTAATGAGGTCATAGTCTGA
- the LOC132467801 gene encoding activity-dependent neuroprotective protein 2a-like, translated as MYQVPVQRLDRIRTSRKRVKEILTDIGLDSCQDFLKEDKSGDNGEQCYENTEWNDLTDCYQTKRKKWCYRTQPLCCSLCWFSCRSWQTFRNHVQRCHDEEGDLASLSPCPACAYICRPDLLSKHAKLFHAQPQAAPAGSSNGNTGNKVTKTLARMPVSVTQAGVRVTTVGPGGDKYSCAACGYHDSLLYVMRKHVLLTHCKALLQRYYSCQVTTLKKRAKPAPNESPGSNETWTTVKQSKFSCCVCKMPAETSEHLLYHLLSSTKHQELQAHIKPLLVEHCSVAKIAPAGSKASELPHLAPRALQQVVSLVAKGMNLPPVNGKSAPPKKAVLVASHSQPTSLVCSAGGGAPQVLVANQKAASGVAVRGVPGQPSCSNKPVSFVMSSGAQGNQIPLTMTMTGSSPGQTQQVLLPAGLTLNLGTKMGSVGSPGQPLLFSQGRGGQIEMQVTTSSGQQMVLTQGKATTAGASAPQTLLSDGKAAGGQAMVLTQGKTLGPSVVLAPSNTNSFAAMAPNQSLLIGGQVGSVRPMMLNQGLSIQSQQQGGTLLSSHPTLGFIATGNKMGPGQSLMLNQGLSLQSSQSVRLIPTGNKVNGMPTYTLAAVQMAVPVQSGVAKPPVLVNVPPQAPPVAPANPSAAPTNRAALSSPAGKVPSSPPVPRANPGQVPAKRAAVSAPTGKATAPSVPKANLSTAQTQRTEGSTPTGVPKANTILPRLRSNRGTVSSPKGKALGAKSQFVTWSASGVLECLLCKSVFPDHGLHLHLLHGMKCLLCPLVFYTFRQLVSHCDEAHGLAAAVNRDQLWKNHRLLVTKDSRLLSPKPIVSLKVPKDLLGCPELHLALVHKDTDLEVMHLQLTERLTKAPGAPANGQPSCPFCTDLRPRGPAADVQHLRRRHHVMHAIHAILKTPAFKCVYCLGVYMEPSSARTISIHVQRCRCAPHSAKEAERRLNPDPGSAGGRAASRRGVATAREGLEAPPGPEPYVDSPTEIPAGLAQRPLSERKLFLNKYFHKTPYPTRKEIEFLVLRLKLSQPEVTSIFSSKRRRCREDCRRRGLRVLLGFDSSHLKAVKHNLVIPHGQTSQGPRASKDTQTPTLVECKQEPPDPVEIVGPFGDHPYAEPLTHPGSLQCKKEDPDRTVPGGPESAEQP; from the exons ATGTACCAGGTTCCAGTTCAGAGGCTCGACAGAATCAGAACTTCCAGGAAGAGGGTCAAAGAAATACTGACTGACATAGGACTGGATTCTTGCCAAGACTTCCTAAAG GAGGATAAGAGTGGTGACAATGGTGAGCAGTGCTATGAGAACACAGAATGGAACGACCTCACAGACTGTTACCAGACCAAGAGGAAAAAG TGGTGCTACCGTACCCAGCCCCTGTGCTGCTCCCTCTGCTGGTTCTCCTGCCGCTCCTGGCAGACCTTCCGGAACCACGTCCAGCGATGCCACGACGAGGAGGGGGACCTGGCCTCCCTCTCGCCGTGCCCCGCGTGCGCCTACATATGCCGGCCCGACCTCCTCTCGAAACACGCCAAGCTGTTCCACGCGCAGCCACAAGCGGCGCCGGCGGGCAGCAGCAACGGCAACACGGGCAACAAAGTCACCAAGACCCTGGCGAGAATGCCGGTCTCTGTTACACAG GCCGGCGTGCGTGTCACCACGGTGGGTCCGGGCGGCGATAAGTACTCGTGTGCCGCCTGCGGTTATCATGACAGCCTGCTGTACGTGATGAGGAAACACGTCCTGCTCACTCACTGCAAGGCCCTGCTGCAGCGCTACTACAGCTGCCAGGTCACCACTCTGAAGAAGAGGGCCAAGCCTGCGCCAAACG AAAGCCCAGGCAGCAATGAAACTTGGACCACGGTAAAACAGTCCAAGTTTTCCTGCTGCGTGTGCAAGATGCCGGCGGAGACCTCGGAGCACCTCCTGTACCACCTGCTGAGCTCGACCAAGCACCAGGAGCTCCAGGCCCACATCAAGCCCCTGCTGGTGGAGCACTGCAGCGTGGCCAAGATCGCCCCCGCCGGCAGTAAG GCTTCAGAGCTGCCCCACCTGGCTCCCCGGGCCCTCCAGCAGGTGGTCTCGCTGGTTGCCAAAGGCATGAACCTCCCCCCCGTCAACGGGAAGTCTGCGCCCCCAAAGAAGGCGGTCCTGGTGGCCTCTCACTCCCAGCCCACCTCTCTGGTGTGCTCGGCCGGCGGCGGGGCGCCCCAGGTTCTGGTGGCCAATCAGAAAGCGGCGTCCGGCGTTGCGGTGCGCGGCGTCCCCGGCCAGCCGTCGTGTTCGAACAAACCCGTCAGCTTCGTGATGTCGTCGGGAGCGCAGGGCAACCAG ATTCCTTTGACCATGACGATGACGGGCTCCAGCCCAGGCCAGACCCAGCAGGTGCTGCTGCCCGCGGGTCTCACCCTCAACCTGGGCACGAAGATGGGCTCTGTCGGTTCTCCGGGCCAACCGCTGCTCTTCAGCCAAGGACGGGGGGGCCAGATAGAGATGCAG GTGACCACCTCATCGGGCCAGCAGATGGTTCTAACGCAGGGGAAAGCCACGACGGCAGGCGCCAGCGCCCCTCAGACCCTCCTGTCTGACGGGAAGGCGGCAGGAGGCCAGGCCATGGTGCTGACCCAGGGGAAGACCCTGGGCCCGTCCGTGGTCCTCGCCCCCAGCAATACCAACTCCTTTGCTGCCATGGCGCCCAACCAGTCGCTGCTGATCGGAGGCCAG gtgggtTCTGTTCGTCCCATGATGTTGAACCAAGGGTTGTCTATACAGTCCCAACAGCAAGGGGGGACGCTTCTTTCCTCGCACCCAACTCTGGGCTTCATAGCCACCGGCAACAAG ATGGGCCCTGGCCAGTCCCTGATGTTGAACCAAGGTCTGTCCTTACAGTCCTCCCAGTCTGTGAGGCTCATACCCACTGGCAACAAG GTCAACGGCATGCCCACCTACACCCTGGCCGCCGTGCAGATGGCCGTCCCCGTTCAGTCCGGCGTGGCCAAGCCTCCGGTGTTGGTCAACGTTCCTCCACAGGCGCCGCCCGTCGCACCGGCCAACCCCAGCGCGGCGCCGACCAACAGGGCGGCGCTCTCCTCGCCCGCGGGGAAGGTACCGTCGTCGCCGCCCGTCCCGCGAGCCAATCCCGGTCAGGTCCCGGCCAAGCGGGCGGCTGTGTCCGCACCCACGGGGAAGGCAACTGCGCCGTCCGTCCCTAAGGCCAACCTCAGCACAGCGCAGACCCAGCGGACGGAGGGGTCCACACCCACGGGGGTCCCAAAAGCCAACACCATTCTGCCGCGGTTAAGGTCCAATCGGGGCACTGTGTCGTCCCCCAAGGGCAAGGCACTGGGGGCGAAGAGTCAGTTTGTG ACGTGGAGTGCGTCCGGTGTCCTGGAGTGCCTGCTCTGTAAGAGCGTCTTCCCCGACCACGGGCTGCATCTGCATCTCCTCCACGGCATGAAGTGCCTCCTGTGCCCTCTGGTGTTCTACACCTTCCGCCAGCTGGTGAGCCACTGCGACGAGGCCCACGGCCTGGCCGCCGCCGTCAACCGCGACCAGCTGTGGAAGAACCACCGGCTGCTGGTGACCAAGGACAGCCGCCTGCTGTCCCCGAAGCCCATCGTCAGCCTCAAGGTGCCCAAGGACCTGCTGGGCTGCCCGGAGCTGCACCTGGCGCTGGTGCACAAGGACACGGacctggag gtcatgCACCTCCAGCTGACGGAGAGGCTCACCAAGGCCCCCGGGGCGCCGGCCAACGGCCAGCCCTCCTGCCCCTTCTGCACGGACctgcggccccggggcccggcggcCGACGTGCAGCATCTGCGGCGGCGGCACCACGTCATGCACGCCATCCACGCCATCCTCAAGACGCCCGCCTTCAAGTGCGTGTACTGCCTGGGCGTGTACATGGAGCCGTCCAGCGCGCGCACCATCTCCATCCACGTGCAGCGCTGCCGCTGCGCGCCCCACAGCGCCAAGGAGGCGGAGCGGCGGCTCAACCCCGACCCCGGCTCCGCCGGCGGCAGGGCGGCCTCCAGAAGGGGCGTGGCCACGGCCAG GGAGGGCTTGGAGGCCCCGCCCGGTCCTGAGCCCTACGTCGACTCCCCGACGGAGATCCCCGCCGGCTTAGCACAGAGACCCCTGTCGGAGAGGAAACTCTTCCTGAACAAATACTTCCACAAGACGCCCTACCCTACACGCAAGGaaatagag tTCCTGGTCCTCCGGCTGAAGCTGAGCCAGCCGGAGGTGACGTCCATCTTCAGCTCCAAGAGGAGGAGGTGCCGGGAGGACTGTCGGCGGCGCGGGCTCCGCGTGCTGCTGGGCTTCGACAGCTCTCACCTCAAGGCGGTCAAACACAACCTGGTCATACCGCACGGTCAGACCAGCCAAG GTCCACGGGCGAGCAAGGACACCCAGACGCCAACGCTGGTCGAATGCAAACAGGAGCCCCCGGACCCCGTAGAGATTGTGGGGCCCTTTGGGGACCACCCCTATGCCGAACCCCTAACCCACCCTGGCTCTCTCCAATGCAAAAAAGAGGATCCTGACAGAACTGTGCCGGGGGGGCCAGAGTCAGCGGAACAGCCCTGA